The following coding sequences are from one Geodermatophilus normandii window:
- a CDS encoding nucleotide excision repair endonuclease — protein sequence MTARPDAVAALPAAPGVYRFRDDADRVLYVGRAGELRRRVGSYWGDLRDRRHLRQMVARVARIEALVCDSAHEAAWAERNLLERSLPPWNRIAGGLEVPVGIRLDPSPEAPGLAVVPEHRPAPGVRVFGPYLGRRKVRLAVSGLDRVYPLGSAGPPPARARGSWRGCAARGTPSSRSSPRR from the coding sequence GTGACCGCCCGACCGGACGCCGTCGCCGCGCTGCCGGCGGCTCCCGGCGTGTACCGCTTCCGGGACGACGCCGACCGCGTGCTCTACGTCGGCCGCGCCGGGGAGCTGCGCCGCCGCGTCGGCTCCTACTGGGGCGACCTGCGCGACCGTCGCCACCTGCGGCAGATGGTGGCGCGGGTCGCCCGGATCGAGGCGCTGGTCTGCGACTCCGCCCACGAGGCGGCGTGGGCCGAGCGCAACCTGCTCGAGCGGTCGCTCCCCCCGTGGAACCGGATCGCCGGCGGCCTGGAGGTCCCCGTCGGCATCCGGCTGGACCCCTCTCCGGAGGCGCCGGGCCTCGCCGTCGTCCCCGAGCACCGGCCGGCGCCCGGCGTCCGTGTCTTCGGTCCCTACCTCGGCCGCCGCAAGGTGCGGCTGGCGGTCTCCGGACTGGACCGCGTGTACCCGCTCGGCTCCGCCGGCCCGCCCCCAGCGCGGGCGCGCGGGAGCTGGCGCGGCTGCGCGGCGCGCGGGACACCCTCGTCGCGGAGCTCGCCGCGGCGGTGA
- a CDS encoding DUF2332 domain-containing protein, translating into MTGGRSRSLAEVYRRFGQGEAAGTSPLHGRVAVALGQSDEALRALAAVPARRRQPALVLAALHDLALAGRAPALAAAYAAADGDAAAGAAVDTLVRMAEAVAATAASRRPRPDETGRCAVLYPAIAEAARRAGADAVGLVAVGCPAGLDLTVDRVGITYGDGPTLGDPSSPVQHSCATVGARPVPERAVPEVVTRIVVDVDPLDVTDPDDARWLRACLPPDRPEERARLDAEMALAATAPPLLLRGDAVEVLPDALARVPAGALPVVTTTWALSRSEPASRLRLLQRLDEAATGRPVAWVSAEGVGVAPAVPTLGDRRASGHSIVGVVVSGHSTLHAEAVGRCWSRGRLLAWLAGA; encoded by the coding sequence GTGACCGGAGGCAGGAGCCGCTCCCTCGCCGAGGTGTACCGGCGGTTCGGGCAGGGCGAGGCCGCCGGGACCTCCCCGCTGCACGGGCGCGTCGCCGTCGCCCTCGGGCAGTCCGACGAGGCACTGCGCGCCCTCGCGGCGGTGCCGGCGCGCCGGCGGCAGCCCGCGTTGGTCCTCGCCGCGCTGCACGACCTCGCCCTCGCCGGGCGCGCCCCGGCGCTCGCCGCGGCCTACGCCGCGGCGGACGGCGACGCCGCCGCCGGCGCGGCGGTCGACACGCTGGTCCGGATGGCCGAGGCGGTCGCGGCGACCGCCGCCTCCCGGCGGCCGCGTCCCGACGAGACCGGACGCTGCGCCGTGCTGTACCCGGCGATCGCCGAGGCGGCGCGCCGGGCCGGCGCGGACGCGGTCGGGCTGGTGGCCGTCGGCTGTCCGGCCGGTCTCGACCTCACCGTCGACCGCGTCGGCATCACCTACGGCGACGGCCCGACGCTGGGCGACCCGTCGTCCCCCGTGCAGCACTCGTGCGCCACCGTGGGCGCCCGGCCCGTCCCGGAGCGGGCGGTGCCCGAGGTGGTCACCCGGATCGTGGTCGACGTCGACCCGCTGGACGTCACCGATCCGGACGACGCCCGGTGGCTGCGCGCCTGCCTGCCGCCGGACCGGCCGGAGGAGCGCGCGCGGCTCGACGCGGAGATGGCGCTGGCGGCGACGGCCCCTCCCCTGCTGCTGCGGGGCGACGCCGTCGAGGTGCTGCCCGACGCCCTCGCCCGGGTGCCCGCCGGCGCCCTGCCCGTCGTCACGACGACGTGGGCGCTATCGCGGTCGGAGCCCGCGAGCCGGCTGCGCCTCCTGCAGCGCCTCGACGAGGCGGCGACCGGCCGGCCGGTGGCGTGGGTGTCCGCGGAGGGGGTCGGCGTGGCGCCGGCCGTCCCGACGCTGGGCGACCGCCGCGCGTCGGGGCACAGCATCGTCGGGGTGGTGGTGTCCGGGCACTCGACCCTGCACGCCGAGGCCGTCGGCCGCTGCTGGTCCCGGGGCCGCCTGCTGGCCTGGCTGGCCGGCGCCTGA
- a CDS encoding CHAP domain-containing protein, with protein MVVARLAVLLLVLAAAWCHGLPTADARGHHLRPGPPGGVYPLATDRGLALDPWGFVARQCTSYAAWYLNARGVPFGLLTRGPAGNGLFTSAGSWDDAALAAGFPVRSTPAVGSIAQWNPGERSPEAPWGAPWGAAREAGGYGHVAVVQDVLPNGSVLVSEYDGEDGTFHERVTRAPRYLYVGLPGDAAAPSARAGRPGAAAAAGPDTGG; from the coding sequence GTGGTCGTCGCGCGGCTCGCGGTCCTCCTCCTCGTCCTCGCCGCCGCCTGGTGCCACGGGCTCCCCACGGCCGACGCCCGCGGCCACCACCTGCGACCGGGCCCGCCGGGAGGCGTCTACCCGCTGGCGACCGACCGGGGCCTGGCGCTCGACCCGTGGGGCTTCGTCGCGCGGCAGTGCACCTCGTACGCGGCCTGGTACCTCAACGCACGAGGGGTGCCCTTCGGCCTGCTCACCCGCGGACCGGCGGGGAACGGGCTGTTCACCTCCGCCGGGAGCTGGGACGACGCCGCGCTCGCGGCCGGCTTCCCCGTCCGGTCCACGCCGGCCGTCGGCAGCATCGCCCAGTGGAACCCGGGGGAGCGCTCCCCCGAGGCACCGTGGGGCGCGCCCTGGGGAGCGGCCCGGGAGGCCGGCGGCTACGGCCACGTCGCGGTGGTCCAGGACGTCCTGCCGAACGGATCGGTCCTGGTCAGCGAGTACGACGGCGAGGACGGCACCTTCCACGAGAGGGTCACCCGCGCGCCGCGGTACCTCTACGTCGGGCTCCCCGGGGACGCGGCGGCACCGTCCGCGCGCGCGGGGCGGCCCGGGGCGGCCGCCGCGGCGGGCCCGGACACCGGAGGCTGA
- a CDS encoding DUF4326 domain-containing protein, whose product MRTPRRVQLSRARGWRKPPGTVVVARPSRWGNPFRVGGTYMWPAGCDDDGEDGTGWPLPTSREPGVHDDGVRVVRCPDRATAVAWYRRWAGSAHAGQARLLLAGRDLACWCPVDEPCHADVLLEMANRAPVLR is encoded by the coding sequence ATGAGGACACCGCGGCGCGTGCAGCTGTCCCGGGCCCGCGGCTGGCGCAAGCCGCCCGGCACCGTCGTCGTCGCCCGGCCGTCGCGCTGGGGCAACCCGTTCCGGGTCGGCGGGACCTACATGTGGCCGGCCGGCTGTGACGACGACGGCGAGGACGGCACCGGCTGGCCCCTGCCCACCTCCCGCGAGCCCGGTGTCCACGACGACGGCGTCCGCGTGGTCCGCTGTCCCGACCGGGCCACCGCCGTCGCGTGGTACCGCCGGTGGGCGGGGAGCGCCCACGCCGGGCAGGCCCGCCTGCTGCTCGCCGGCCGGGACCTGGCGTGCTGGTGCCCGGTCGACGAGCCGTGCCACGCCGACGTGCTCCTCGAGATGGCGAACCGGGCACCCGTCCTGCGGTAG